A window of Bombina bombina isolate aBomBom1 chromosome 5, aBomBom1.pri, whole genome shotgun sequence genomic DNA:
ttgattatgagtacatatgtaagttgattggaattgaatgatttatctggttcattaatgttttattgtgaacacactcttcctttttttttttttaaagtgacataaattccattattttgctaaaacatatatatttaaaagcaaatctaatatatttatattctttatatttcttaatattcttagtatcctttgattatagttttatttaggtaagatcaggagcagcatagaacctatgttggagctgtttattgttgccaacatacagtatatatcctgtctgtcattggttcacccatgtactcatttttattaaccaggagtgcatagctgctctttaaataattataccaagagaacaaagtaatatttggaatataattaaaatgatattttagataattatgttatacataaatcataagatgaatgcattgattagtacatagctggaaataaagaaacattcaccatgactatatttgagtaaagtatacatttatttagggaaaatgtggtaaatatagggatgaggagagagggaggggagtggtattccatttctgagaatcttcaatctgtaaaacattaaaagaaacaaatgtgtattattaaaaaacataatcataaataactaaaaggtctcattacaatactataaAATACCTGAAAAGAACTCTTGAATAGTTGCAgatctctccaaatgggcattgaggggttggggatgataaattacatcaggctcaaagatttcacctgggggctgtggtgttggaagtaagtcgttcaacatcccatgctcctgtgccatgttaagtagacagcaacatgccactatgattttaatagctttttccggactgaattggagatcccccctgatctgtccaggcagcgaaagcgcatttttagaacaccaaacagtcgttctattatagcacgtgttcggatatgtgcttcattatatctgtattaaaagaacaagaaatatgattataatatataatgtgaagacaaatcaaatactaatgagctaactacattcctggtttgatcttataaatctttaaacctttttatatatatataaatatatttatattcaagcagagagatttataaatgcttcactgataatagatgatttgtattttgactgtccctttaaaggcactcagtacaacattgttatgtctgtgatagtgatatatacacacacacacgagataatcaagcaacaaatgtatgtgcacaaacacagatatatagcttaataaaggggcaggagccctgaaacgttgctcaataaaggtgctgttgctccacatagagtgctacctgtgtgttctatttcattacatttactgggactttggaaaaggaggtcctccaggtttgcacctacattcacccaagagtgatttaaagggacattcctatgaagtgtgtactggtcctacttttctacagattatagtgagcattttgcaaggcacaatcaatatttATGACACAcaagagcagaaaataaatatatattttaccttaattcagcaggcccaacaacctggttctctttcaatggtgtccaaatccattttttaagaggatatgcagaatctgctaaaatatgaatgcatagatatacagtatatatatatagatagagatagatagataaacacacatctttccataaagcaatgtatgacataaaataatgttatgcatatgtcttactatgacatagttaatatatatcttttaaatgattaacaatttatttatttaatcaatttcacccccttagacacatacataaaggattataaag
This region includes:
- the LOC128659460 gene encoding putative nuclease HARBI1 — encoded protein: MRILNVVAGFPGSSHDAYILRNSGVWRLFETNQMPEGHLLADSAYPLKKWIWTPLKENQVVGPAELRYNEAHIRTRAIIERLFGVLKMRFRCLDRSGGISNSVRKKLLKS